In Malus sylvestris chromosome 15, drMalSylv7.2, whole genome shotgun sequence, a single genomic region encodes these proteins:
- the LOC126604340 gene encoding uncharacterized protein LOC126604340, which produces MAIASTLSSSTSKLFSFASLSFRLRTLTTTARSARSNCSVASKKRKEKQEPRQRVVVKEKRRTRSDREFQSETIKRYGGTGTHIPVMLGEVLDVFPASKQLRYFVDCTVGAAGHSSAIIEGHPEMEVYVGLDVDPVALEKARARINSVLHDPNPSSVKAYTFLENFRYVKSLLCDVDETLVETGIDGILMDLGMSSMQVNDPQRGFSVLANGPLDMRMDPQASLKAEDILNSWPDNEVGRILRDYGEESNWFSLQNRIVRARSQGGLHTTGDLVDLIKSATPLSREGRQGWIKTATRVFQALRIAVNDELKTLEDSLYASFDCLAPGGRLAVISFHSLEDRIVKQTFLDIINVKDRDVDVDMIEEAAGKKDLRKIMSDIDENEAWIKQTVQGLRGIILTKRPITPSETEESLNSRARSAKLRVIQKL; this is translated from the exons ATGGCAATAGCATCAACACTATCGTCATCAACCTCAAAGCTCTTCTCTTTCGCCTCACTATCATTCCGCCTGAGAACCCTCACAACCACCGCACGCAGCGCCAGAAGCAACTGCAGCGTCGCcagcaagaagaggaaggagaagcAGGAGCCGAGGCAGAGAGTGGTGGTAAAGGAGAAGAGGAGAACGCGTTCCGATAGGGAATTCCAATCGGAAACAATTAAGCGTTATGGAGGTACCGGTACCCACATTCCGGTCATGCTTGGCGAAGTTCTGGATGTTTTCCCGGCGTCCAAGCAACTCCGGTACTTCGTCGACTGCACTGTCGGAGCTGCCGGGCATTCCTCTGCG ATAATTGAAGGGCATCCGGAAATGGAAGTGTATGTTGGGCTTGATGTCGATCCTGTGGCCCTTGAGAAGGCTCGAGCTCGGATCAATTCTGTTTTGCATGACCCGAATCCTTCGTCCGTCAAAGCTTACACCTTTTTGGAGAATTTCAGATATGTGAAGTCTCTGCTTTGTGATGTGGATGAGACACTAGTTGAAACGGGGATTGATGGGATACTGATGGATTTGGGAATGTCGTCGATGCAAGTAAATGATCCTCAAAGAGGGTTTAGTGTGCTTGCTAATGGACCTCTTGATATGAGGATGGATCCTCAG GCAAGTCTGAAAGCTGAAGACATTTTGAACTCTTGGCCAGATAATGAGGTAGGCCGCATCCTGCGAGACTATGGGGAAGAAAGTAACTGGTTCTCTCTTCAAAATAGAATTGTTAGAGCCCGATCACAGGGTGGATTGCATACCACTGGCGATTTAGTAGATCTTATAAAAAGTGCAACTCCGCTGAGTCGAG AAGGACGGCAAGGTTGGATTAAAACGGCTACAAGGGTGTTTCAAGCTCTGAGGATAGCCGTGAACGATGAACTGAAGACTCTGGAGGATTCTCTTTATGCTTCTTTTGACTGCCTTGCACCGGGTGGTAGGTTGGCAGTCATCTCTTTCCACAGTTTGGAGGACAGAATTGTGAAACAAACGTTTCTAGACATCATCAACGTCAAAGACAGAGATGTTGACGTTGACATGATTGAAGAAGCAGCGGGGAAGAAAGATTTGAGAAAGATCATGAGCGACATTGATGAAAACGAAGCATGGATCAAACAAACGGTACAGGGCTTGAGGGGAATAATTCTCACTAAGAGACCAATTACACCATCTGAAACGGAAGAGAGCCTCAACAGCCGAGCTAGAAGTGCCAAGCTTAGGGTGATTCAGAAGCTCTAG